Proteins found in one Thermus caldifontis genomic segment:
- a CDS encoding AbrB/MazE/SpoVT family DNA-binding domain-containing protein: MSCCKWLGWSFKVANEGITLPAEVRQALGLRPGEKPLVEVVEGVIQLRPCRPPVRELLQDLFKAYPLEAQALGETTGHDALRYVRKLRKG, encoded by the coding sequence ATGTCCTGCTGCAAATGGCTGGGGTGGAGCTTTAAGGTAGCAAACGAAGGTATAACCTTGCCCGCAGAAGTCCGACAAGCGCTAGGGCTTCGTCCTGGGGAAAAACCGCTAGTGGAGGTGGTGGAAGGGGTGATCCAGCTCCGCCCTTGCCGTCCCCCTGTGCGTGAACTCCTGCAAGACCTTTTCAAGGCGTATCCCCTCGAGGCCCAAGCCCTGGGGGAAACCACAGGCCATGATGCCCTGCGCTATGTCCGTAAACTGCGCAAGGGATGA